From Salvelinus sp. IW2-2015 linkage group LG18, ASM291031v2, whole genome shotgun sequence, a single genomic window includes:
- the LOC111978283 gene encoding dickkopf-related protein 1 — protein sequence MYKSHIRNHRITEVAYSALLVRSYLPSIYIGYYCVLKLEPFLHTTTISTMTIILPFVFSAAFYMMVGYFHSACAGSVFLNSNAIKNIPGVAGPSHPVSASPDEFTFDSGTQNLAIDTVQSLSCSADEECGDHGFCLESRGACLPCKKRRKRCIRDAVCCPGNQCSNGLCLPSNPEIVQHIGMPIFNTHEENSTVELHSKLPTQDLSQTPKGLEGENCLRSSDCTEGLCCARHFWSKICKPVVKDGQVCTKHQRKGTHGLEIFQRCDCGDGLSCRTQRGEHNSKASRSLHTCQRH from the exons ATGTATAAATCGCACATCAGGAATCATCGGATTACAGAGGTAGCCTACTCCGCTTTACTAGTGCGCTCCTACCTGCCCTCGATCTATATAGGCTACTATTGCGTATTGAAATTGGAACCATTTCTTCACACAACAACCATTTCTACAATGACAATTATACTGCCATTCGTTTTTTCCGCTGCCTTTTACATGATGGTCGGATACTTTCATTCTGCATGCGCTGGATCAGTGTTTCTCAACTCAAATGCCATCAAGAACATACCTGGAGTGGCGGGTCCGAGTCACCCGGTCAGCGCGAGCCCTGACGAATTTACCTTTGACAGCGGGACCCAAAACCTGGCAATTGATACCGTACAG TCTTTGAGTTGCTCTGCGGATGAGGAGTGCGGTGACCATGGTTTCTGCTTGGAGTCCCGAGGTGCCTGTCTCCCATGCAAGAAGCGCAGGAAGCGCTGTATCCGGGACGCTGTGTGCTGCCCTGGCAACCAGTGCAGTAATG GCCTGTGTTTGCCCAGCAATCCTGAGATCGTTCAGCACATCGGAATGCCAATCTTCAATACACATGAGGAGAACTCTACAGTGGAACTGCACTCCAAGTTGCCCACACAAGATCTTTCACAAACCCCAAAAG GTCTGGAAGGTGAGAACTGCCTGAGATCTTCGGATTGCACAGAGGGACTTTGCTGTGCACGCCATTTTTGGTCCAAGATCTGCAAGCCAGTGGTGAAAGACGGTCAGGTCTGCACGAAGCACCAAAGGAAAGGCACACATGGTTTGGAGATATTCCAGCGATGTGACTGTGGAGATGGTTTGTCCTGCAGAACACAGAGAGGGGAGCACAACAGCAAGGCATCTCGAAGTCTGCACACTTGCCAAAGACATTGA
- the LOC111978100 gene encoding cGMP-dependent protein kinase 1 isoform X2, which translates to MRELMIPIPVRKERERQNSLPAPSPPLXFPITSYSIQTSKKFPFFHFKKFRYEAENAFFCNLKLVDFNIIDTLGVGGFGRVELVQLKSDEIKTFAMKILKKRHIVDTRQQEHIRSEKQIMQEAHSDFIVRLYRTFKDAKYLYMLMEACLGGELWTILRDRGSFEDSTTRFYTACVVEAFAYLHSKGIIYRDLKPENLILDHRGYAKLVDFGFAKKIGFGKKTWTFCGTPEYVAPEIILNKGHDISADYWSLGILMYELLTGSPPFSGPDPMKTYNIILRGIDMIEFPKKITKNAANLIKKLCRDNPSERLGNLKNGVKDIQKHKWFEGFNWEGLRKGTLTPPIIPDLSSSTDTSNFDSFPEDNDDPPPDDMSGWDTDF; encoded by the exons ATGCGTGAGTTGATGATACCTATCCCAGTGCGGAAAGAGAGGGAGCGCCAGAACAGTCTCCCGGCTCCCTCCCCGCCACTGRCATTCCCAATCACCTCCTACTCCATCCAGACTTCTAAGAAGTTTCCCTTTTTCCACTTCAAAAAATTCAGATACGAAGCGGAGAACGCCTTCTTCTGTAACCTGAAGCTGGTGGACTTCAACATCATTGACACGTTGGGGGTCGGAGGTTTCGGACGCGTGGAGCTG GTGCAGCTCAAAAGTGATGAGATCAAAACGTTTGCGATGAAGATCCTGAAGAAGAGGCACATCGTGGACACGCGGCAACAGGAGCACATCCGCTCCGAGAAGCAGATCATGCAGGAGGCCCACTCGGACTTCATTGTCAG GCTATATAGGACATTCAAAGATGCCAAGTATCTCTACATGTTGATGGAGGCTTGCCTTGGGGGAGAGCTCTGGACCATACTTAGGGACAG AGGTTCATTTGAAGACTCGACCACACGGTTCTACACAGCCTGTGTGGTGGAGGCCTTCGCTTACCTGCATTCCAAAGGGATCATCTACAGAGATCTCAAACCAGAGAACCTCATCCTGGATCACAGAGGCTATGCCAAGCTG GTGGACTTTGGCTTTGCCAAGAAGATTGGGTTTGGGAAGAAGACATGGACTTTCTGCGGGACCCCGGAGTACGTGGCACCTGAGATCATCCTGAACAAGGGGCACGACATCTCCGCTGACTACTGGTCATTGGGGATCCTCATGTACGAACTCCTGACTGGAAG CCCGCCATTTTCAGGGCCAGATCCAATGAAGACATATAATATTATCCTGAGAGGAATCGACATGATTGAATTTCCAAAGAAGATCACCAAAAATGCTGCCAATTTGATAAAGAAACTATGCAGGGACAATCCTTCGGAAAGACTTGGAAACTTGAAAAATGGAGTCAAAGATATCCAAAAGCACAA ATGGTTTGAAGGCTTTAACTGGGAGGGGTTGAGGAAAGGAACCCTGACTCCTCCAATCATCCCTGAT CTCTCGTCGTCAACTGACACAAGCAACTTTGACAGTTTCCCAGAGGACAACGATGACCCTCCTCCAGATGACATGTCTGGCTGGGACACAGATTTTTAA
- the LOC111978100 gene encoding cGMP-dependent protein kinase 1 isoform X1 yields the protein MRELMIPIPVRKERERQNSLPAPSPPLXFPITSYSIQTSKKFPFFHFKKFRYEAENAFFCNLKLVDFNIIDTLGVGGFGRVELVGCLNKVQLKSDEIKTFAMKILKKRHIVDTRQQEHIRSEKQIMQEAHSDFIVRLYRTFKDAKYLYMLMEACLGGELWTILRDRGSFEDSTTRFYTACVVEAFAYLHSKGIIYRDLKPENLILDHRGYAKLVDFGFAKKIGFGKKTWTFCGTPEYVAPEIILNKGHDISADYWSLGILMYELLTGSPPFSGPDPMKTYNIILRGIDMIEFPKKITKNAANLIKKLCRDNPSERLGNLKNGVKDIQKHKWFEGFNWEGLRKGTLTPPIIPDLSSSTDTSNFDSFPEDNDDPPPDDMSGWDTDF from the exons ATGCGTGAGTTGATGATACCTATCCCAGTGCGGAAAGAGAGGGAGCGCCAGAACAGTCTCCCGGCTCCCTCCCCGCCACTGRCATTCCCAATCACCTCCTACTCCATCCAGACTTCTAAGAAGTTTCCCTTTTTCCACTTCAAAAAATTCAGATACGAAGCGGAGAACGCCTTCTTCTGTAACCTGAAGCTGGTGGACTTCAACATCATTGACACGTTGGGGGTCGGAGGTTTCGGACGCGTGGAGCTGGTAGGATGTTTAAataaa GTGCAGCTCAAAAGTGATGAGATCAAAACGTTTGCGATGAAGATCCTGAAGAAGAGGCACATCGTGGACACGCGGCAACAGGAGCACATCCGCTCCGAGAAGCAGATCATGCAGGAGGCCCACTCGGACTTCATTGTCAG GCTATATAGGACATTCAAAGATGCCAAGTATCTCTACATGTTGATGGAGGCTTGCCTTGGGGGAGAGCTCTGGACCATACTTAGGGACAG AGGTTCATTTGAAGACTCGACCACACGGTTCTACACAGCCTGTGTGGTGGAGGCCTTCGCTTACCTGCATTCCAAAGGGATCATCTACAGAGATCTCAAACCAGAGAACCTCATCCTGGATCACAGAGGCTATGCCAAGCTG GTGGACTTTGGCTTTGCCAAGAAGATTGGGTTTGGGAAGAAGACATGGACTTTCTGCGGGACCCCGGAGTACGTGGCACCTGAGATCATCCTGAACAAGGGGCACGACATCTCCGCTGACTACTGGTCATTGGGGATCCTCATGTACGAACTCCTGACTGGAAG CCCGCCATTTTCAGGGCCAGATCCAATGAAGACATATAATATTATCCTGAGAGGAATCGACATGATTGAATTTCCAAAGAAGATCACCAAAAATGCTGCCAATTTGATAAAGAAACTATGCAGGGACAATCCTTCGGAAAGACTTGGAAACTTGAAAAATGGAGTCAAAGATATCCAAAAGCACAA ATGGTTTGAAGGCTTTAACTGGGAGGGGTTGAGGAAAGGAACCCTGACTCCTCCAATCATCCCTGAT CTCTCGTCGTCAACTGACACAAGCAACTTTGACAGTTTCCCAGAGGACAACGATGACCCTCCTCCAGATGACATGTCTGGCTGGGACACAGATTTTTAA